In Pseudomonadota bacterium, a single window of DNA contains:
- a CDS encoding RNA methyltransferase: MAQKVNPDNITIVMVRPRFPENIGSAARAMLNMGITNLVVVSPENYDLNKIRKLATHFASDVIDGVKIFENLKEALSSYNYVVGTTARLGGERAVVSTPSNMAKKLADLSQNNRIAILFGSEDRGLINEDIRFCHELINIPSSDFSSLNVSQAVLLVCYELFLAGIEEKTKYSPRLASRHELDGMYEQVKETLVKIDYINHENPDYWMNKIRHFFTRVELRAGEVSIIRGICRQINWYGKNSYKKGIEGKKN; the protein is encoded by the coding sequence ATGGCGCAAAAAGTCAATCCAGATAACATTACAATTGTCATGGTCCGGCCCAGGTTTCCTGAAAATATAGGATCAGCTGCAAGGGCCATGCTTAATATGGGAATAACAAATCTTGTAGTTGTTTCACCTGAAAATTATGACCTTAATAAAATCCGAAAGCTTGCAACACATTTTGCTTCCGATGTCATTGATGGTGTAAAAATATTTGAAAATCTTAAAGAAGCTCTTTCTTCATATAATTATGTAGTCGGAACAACAGCACGTCTTGGCGGAGAGCGGGCTGTGGTTTCAACTCCATCGAATATGGCAAAAAAGCTTGCAGATCTTTCTCAAAACAACCGTATTGCAATTTTGTTCGGTTCCGAAGACAGAGGGCTTATAAATGAAGACATACGCTTTTGCCATGAGCTAATCAATATTCCATCTTCGGATTTTTCCTCTCTTAATGTTTCTCAGGCAGTTTTGCTTGTGTGCTATGAGCTTTTTCTTGCAGGAATAGAAGAAAAAACAAAATATTCTCCAAGGCTTGCCTCAAGGCATGAGCTTGACGGAATGTATGAGCAGGTAAAGGAAACACTTGTCAAAATCGATTATATTAATCATGAAAATCCCGATTACTGGATGAATAAAATACGGCATTTTTTTACAAGGGTTGAACTTCGTGCCGGAGAAGTTAGTATAATCAGAGGTATTTGCAGACAAATTAACTGGTATGGAAAAAATTCATATAAAAAAGGAATCGAAGGGAAAAAGAATTAA
- the ndk gene encoding nucleoside-diphosphate kinase, whose translation MERTLSLIKPDGVSRSLIGDVISRLEKNGIKIVAMKMIHLTKKVAEGFYSVHKERPFFASLTDFMSTGPIVALVLEGEDVISKYRGLMGATNYKEATPGTIRADFATDIEKNIVHGSDSPETAAFEIGYFFNSFEITG comes from the coding sequence ATGGAAAGAACTTTATCTCTCATAAAACCGGATGGAGTATCACGTTCTCTGATCGGAGACGTAATTAGCCGTTTGGAGAAAAATGGTATTAAAATTGTAGCCATGAAAATGATTCATTTGACAAAAAAAGTTGCTGAAGGCTTTTATTCTGTTCATAAAGAGCGTCCTTTTTTTGCAAGTTTAACCGATTTTATGTCAACCGGCCCGATTGTTGCGTTGGTGCTTGAAGGCGAAGATGTAATTTCAAAATACAGGGGATTAATGGGAGCAACAAATTATAAGGAAGCAACTCCTGGAACAATTCGTGCGGATTTTGCGACTGATATAGAAAAAAATATTGTGCATGGTTCAGACTCACCCGAAACAGCTGCTTTTGAAATAGGTTATTTTTTTAACAGCTTTGAAATAACTGGCTGA